Part of the Niallia alba genome is shown below.
AGATGATTATTTCAGTTTCTTAAAAAGCAGATTACAAAGCAACTATATTTCCATTGCCAGTTACTAGTATGGATCCCTTTCATCATAACTCAGCTTTTTCATTATTTTCTATATTTTAACATATATACAAAGCATTTTTCCTAGGAATTTCTAGAATCTATTTATTAAACCAGAGTCCACAAAAAAGAGGATGGGACATAACTAAATAGATACTCTGTAAAGACGAACAATTTCTAATATAGCTAGTAAATAGCGGCTGCTTTCGCATACTTTTTACAAGAGGAAATATAATTAGTTGGAAAAACAGAGCAGCCGGAATACACGAAGACTCCTATGGGATTAGCGAGACAGTCTGAGACCCTGCAGGCCACAGGCCGAAGCGGCTCAGCGCGAGCCCCATGGAAAGCGAAGTGTATTCCGGCTGCGGGGAATCGCACCAAACTTCATGGAAACATCCTTTGAAAAACAAATAAAAGCCCGAACAATTATACGGAACATTCATTAGCATCTTCGTATAATTGTTCGGAATTATCCTTGGCTGGAATACTTATGTCCCAGCCTCTTTTTAGGACTATCTATGAAATGATCATTTTACGAATCCTAAGATCATTTCACGGATTAATTTACTAGCTGTATTTGCCGTTTGCTCAGATGGGTCATAAATTGGTGCTACTTCTACCAAATCTGCCCCAACTACTTGAACATTGGAGCGTGCAATTTCGTGAATAGACGCTAATAATTCTTTTGATGTAATTCCCCCTGCATCTACTGTACCAGTACCTGGCGCATGTGCTGGGTCTAATACATCAATATCAATTGTTACATATACAGGTCTGCCTGCAAGTGTTGGCAAGATTTCTTTTAAAGGCTCTAGCACTTCAAACTTAGAAATATGCATGCCAACTTCTTTTGCCCATTGGAACTCCTCTTTCATTCCAGAGCGGATACCAAAAGAATAAACATTCTTTGGGCCAATTAAATTTGCTACTTTTTTGATTGGTGTCGAATGAGATAGCGGCTCCCCCTCATACTCATCACGAAGATCTGTATGAGCATCCATATGTATGATTGCTAAATCTGGATATTTTTTATACATTGCTTGGAATACGCCCCAAGATACTAAGTGCTCTCCACCCATTCCAAGTGGGAATTTATTATCTCCTAATACTTTGTCCACAAATTCTTCGATCATATCTAAGCTTCGCTGTGGATTTCCAAATGGCAACGGGATATCTCCCGCATCAAAGTATTTTACCTCTTCCAGCTCTCTATCTAAATATGGACTGTATTCTTCTAAGCCAACCGAAACCTCGCGAATTCGGGCAGGGCCAAAACGGGACCCAGGGCGGAAGCTAACAGTCCAATCCATTGGCATACCGTACAATACTACTTGGCTTTCTTC
Proteins encoded:
- the speB gene encoding agmatinase, translating into MRFDESYSGNVFIKSFPNYEESQVVLYGMPMDWTVSFRPGSRFGPARIREVSVGLEEYSPYLDRELEEVKYFDAGDIPLPFGNPQRSLDMIEEFVDKVLGDNKFPLGMGGEHLVSWGVFQAMYKKYPDLAIIHMDAHTDLRDEYEGEPLSHSTPIKKVANLIGPKNVYSFGIRSGMKEEFQWAKEVGMHISKFEVLEPLKEILPTLAGRPVYVTIDIDVLDPAHAPGTGTVDAGGITSKELLASIHEIARSNVQVVGADLVEVAPIYDPSEQTANTASKLIREMILGFVK